The following coding sequences are from one Ornithodoros turicata isolate Travis chromosome 1, ASM3712646v1, whole genome shotgun sequence window:
- the LOC135389751 gene encoding tigger transposable element-derived protein 6-like encodes MSNSPVPEGRTPTRGVSPDRPPCAPERRIIGISFACKAVICKRKKDYPYLKLPDIQQWAKSQLGLDIPKSTMADILSRSDKWLSADKENVNAVRERSGREGKLEEALLTWFGDLRSCGAPVNDMMLIEKAKIFGARLGVPDAFQSSRGWLHRFKQPHVIRHYTTHREAASVDEAVVEAGKTAMRRTLQNFNRDDTYNMDETSLFFKLGHSCTLSTQAEPATKKSKARITVASICNASGTDKRKPIVINNAGRPRCFGKTFDPSVYCDYYHNKEAWTTTGVLQTIVNDLDRDLRRSNRRGVLVLDNATSHNATGLELTNLELCFLPKNTTSHIQPLDACIIRSFKSAYRRDLVSLSSNVPKKERR; translated from the exons ATGAGCAACTCTCCCGTTCCAGAGGGGAGAACTCCAACTCGAGGGGTGTCGCCTGACCGCCCGCCCTGTGCACCGGAACGTCGAATAATAGGAATCAGCTTCGCTTGCAAGGCAGTGATATGCAAGAGGAAGAAGGACTACCCTTACCTGAAGTTGCCGGACATTCAACAGTGGGCAAAGTCTCAACTTGGTCTCGACATTCCGAAGTCTACGATGGCGGATATACTCAGCCGTTCGGACAAATGGCTTAGCGCAGACAAAGAAAACGTGAACGCCGTGCGGGAGCGTTCCGGACGTGAAGGAAAGCTGGAGGAAGCCCTTCTAACATGGTTCGGAGATCTTCGTTCTTGTGGGGCACCGGTTAACGACATGATGCTGATTGAGAAAGCCAAGATTTTCGGCGCAAGACTTG GTGTACCAGACGCGTTCCAGTCCTCCAGGGGCTGGCTGCACCGCTTCAAGCAGCCTCACGTAATTCGCCATTACACCACCCATAGAGAAGCTGCGTCTGTTGACGAGGCTGTCGTGGAAGCGGGGAAAACAGCGATGCGACGTACCTTGCAGAACTTCAACCGCGACGATACGTACAACATGGACGAAACCAGCCTGTTTTTCAAGTTGGGCCATTCATGTACGCTATCTACCCAAGCTGAACCAGCAACGAAAAAGTCTAAGGCACGAATCACCGTCGCTTCGATCTGCAATGCTTCAGGCACTGACAAGCGGAAGCCAATCGTCATCAACAACGCAGGACGTCCTCGCTGTTTCGGCAAGACATTTGATCCTTCTGTGTACTGTGATTACTACCACAACAAAGAGGCGTGGACGACTACTGGTGTACTCCAAACGATAGTCAACGACTTGGACCGTGACCTTCGCCGCAGCAATCGACGCGGTGTTTTGGTTTTGGACAACGCCACGTCTCACAACGCAACTGGACTAGAGCTCACCAACCTAGAGCTGTGTTTTCTACCAAAGAACACAACCAGTCACATCCAGCCACTAGACGCGTGCATCATCCGCTCATTCAAGTCGGCATACCGCAGGGACTTAGTCTCTCTTTCATCGAACGTGCCGAAGAAGGAAAGGAGATGA